Proteins encoded by one window of Streptococcus sanguinis:
- the ilvA gene encoding threonine ammonia-lyase IlvA: MLRAKDITHAHKVLKDVVVNTPLDYDHYLSEKYQAKIYLKKENMQRVRSFKLRGAYYAISQLNEEERQRGVVCASAGNHAQGVAYTCKEMKIPATIFMPITTPQQKISQVRFFGGEFVDIKLVGDTFDASAKAALDYTKAENRTFIDPFDNEDVQAGQGTVAYEILDEAKREAITFDAVLVPVGGGGLISGVSTYIKESQPTIEVIGVEAKGARSMKAAFEAGGPVKLKEIDKFADGIAVQKVGASTYEVTQKNVQNLIGVDEGLISETIIDLYSKQGIVAEPAGAASVAALEVLSEYIKGKTICCIISGGNNDINRMPEMEERALIYDGIKHYFVVNFPQRPGALREFVNDILGPNDDITRFEYIKRASKGTGPVLIGISLADKHDYASLINRIEQFDPSFINLNGNETLYNMLV; the protein is encoded by the coding sequence ATGCTCAGAGCAAAAGATATCACTCATGCTCATAAAGTGTTAAAAGATGTGGTTGTCAATACACCTCTTGACTACGACCACTATTTGTCAGAGAAGTACCAGGCCAAGATTTACCTGAAGAAAGAAAATATGCAACGGGTGCGCTCTTTTAAACTTCGCGGGGCTTATTATGCCATTTCTCAACTTAATGAAGAGGAGCGCCAGCGTGGGGTTGTCTGTGCTTCTGCGGGAAATCACGCCCAAGGAGTGGCCTATACTTGTAAGGAAATGAAAATTCCAGCAACTATTTTTATGCCCATCACGACTCCTCAGCAGAAGATTAGCCAGGTCCGCTTCTTTGGTGGTGAATTTGTGGATATCAAGCTGGTTGGAGATACCTTTGATGCTTCGGCCAAGGCTGCGCTTGACTATACTAAGGCTGAAAACCGCACCTTTATCGATCCTTTTGACAATGAAGATGTCCAAGCGGGTCAAGGGACTGTAGCCTATGAAATCTTAGACGAGGCCAAGAGAGAAGCTATTACTTTTGATGCAGTTTTGGTACCAGTTGGCGGCGGCGGCCTGATATCAGGAGTCTCAACCTATATAAAAGAAAGTCAGCCAACTATTGAAGTCATTGGTGTGGAAGCCAAAGGTGCCCGCAGTATGAAAGCAGCTTTTGAAGCAGGTGGTCCAGTCAAGCTCAAAGAAATCGACAAATTTGCGGACGGTATCGCAGTCCAGAAAGTCGGTGCATCAACCTATGAGGTCACACAAAAGAATGTTCAAAATCTTATCGGTGTAGATGAAGGGCTTATTTCAGAGACCATCATTGATCTATATTCCAAGCAAGGGATTGTCGCAGAGCCAGCTGGTGCTGCAAGTGTTGCTGCTTTGGAAGTCCTGAGCGAGTATATCAAGGGGAAAACTATCTGTTGCATTATCTCAGGTGGTAATAATGACATCAACCGGATGCCAGAGATGGAAGAGCGGGCTCTTATTTATGATGGTATCAAGCACTATTTCGTGGTTAACTTCCCGCAGCGTCCAGGTGCCTTGCGTGAATTCGTGAATGATATTTTAGGACCCAATGACGACATCACTCGTTTTGAATATATCAAGCGGGCAAGCAAGGGAACGGGACCAGTTTTGATTGGTATCTCTCTGGCAGATAAGCATGATTATGCTTCTTTAATTAACCGTATTGAGCAGTTTGATCCGTCCTTTATCAATCTGAACGGGAATGAAACACTCTACAATATGCTTGTCTAA
- a CDS encoding SPFH domain-containing protein, translated as MLEYTIVNQGGLNMLFIPFFFIILIIIFIFLLLSAVYVVRQQSVAIIERFGRYHKTSSSGINFRLPLGIDKIAARVQLRLLQSEIVVETKTQDNVFVTMNVATQYRVNENNVIDAYYKLMRPEAQIKSYIEDALRSSVPKLTLDELFEKKDEIALEVQKQVAEEMSTYGYIIVKTLITKVEPDAEVKQSMNEINAAQRKRVAAQELAEADKIKIVTAASAEAEKDRLHGVGIAEQRKAIVDGLADSIKELKGANIELTEEQIMSILLTNQYLDTLNNFADSSGNNTIFLPANPEGVESIRTQILSALKAK; from the coding sequence ATGTTAGAATATACTATAGTGAATCAAGGAGGCTTGAACATGTTGTTTATTCCATTTTTCTTTATCATATTGATTATAATCTTTATATTCTTGCTGCTTAGTGCAGTCTATGTGGTTCGTCAGCAATCTGTGGCAATCATTGAACGTTTTGGACGTTACCACAAAACCAGCAGCAGCGGTATCAATTTCCGTCTTCCTTTAGGGATTGACAAGATAGCGGCTCGCGTCCAACTTCGTTTGCTGCAGAGCGAGATTGTCGTTGAGACCAAGACACAGGATAATGTTTTCGTAACTATGAATGTTGCGACCCAGTATCGTGTAAATGAGAACAACGTGATTGACGCTTATTACAAACTTATGCGACCAGAAGCACAGATTAAGTCCTATATTGAAGATGCCCTTCGTTCCTCCGTTCCAAAACTGACCTTGGATGAGCTCTTTGAAAAGAAGGACGAAATTGCCCTAGAGGTCCAAAAACAGGTAGCTGAAGAAATGTCGACCTATGGCTATATCATTGTCAAAACCTTGATTACCAAGGTTGAGCCTGATGCTGAAGTTAAACAGTCTATGAACGAAATCAATGCGGCGCAGCGTAAGCGTGTGGCTGCTCAGGAATTGGCTGAAGCAGATAAGATTAAGATTGTGACAGCCGCCTCTGCAGAAGCTGAGAAAGACCGTCTTCATGGGGTTGGTATCGCTGAACAGCGGAAGGCCATTGTGGATGGTTTGGCAGACTCGATCAAGGAATTGAAGGGAGCCAATATTGAGTTGACAGAAGAACAGATTATGTCTATTCTTTTGACCAACCAGTACCTGGATACGCTGAATAATTTTGCAGATAGTTCGGGTAATAATACCATCTTCCTTCCAGCAAATCCAGAAGGTGTCGAAAGTATTCGGACTCAGATACTTTCAGCCCTCAAAGCTAAGTAA
- a CDS encoding amino acid ABC transporter ATP-binding protein, translating to MTETILEIKNLKKSYGENQVLKDISLTVHKGEVISIIGSSGSGKSTFLRSINLLETPTGGQIFYRGKNVLDENYDLTHYREKLGMVFQSFNLFENLNVLENTIVAQTTVLKKERSEAEKIAKENLNKVGMGEQYWQAKPKQLSGGQKQRVAIARALSMNPDAILFDEPTSALDPEMVGEVLKIMKELAQEGLTMIVVTHEMEFARDVSSRVIFMDKGVIAEAGSPQDIFTNPKEERTKEFLQRFLS from the coding sequence ATGACAGAAACCATTTTAGAAATTAAAAACCTCAAAAAGTCCTACGGTGAAAACCAAGTCCTCAAGGACATCTCCCTCACCGTTCATAAAGGAGAAGTAATTTCCATCATCGGCAGCTCTGGCAGTGGAAAGTCAACCTTCCTGCGATCCATTAACCTTCTGGAAACGCCAACTGGCGGACAAATTTTCTACCGCGGCAAGAATGTCCTGGACGAGAATTACGACTTGACCCATTACCGTGAAAAGCTGGGCATGGTCTTTCAGTCTTTCAATCTCTTCGAGAATCTTAATGTCCTAGAAAATACCATCGTCGCTCAGACAACTGTCCTGAAAAAAGAACGGTCAGAAGCCGAGAAAATTGCTAAAGAAAACCTCAACAAGGTTGGCATGGGCGAGCAATACTGGCAGGCCAAGCCTAAGCAACTCTCAGGCGGTCAGAAGCAGCGGGTCGCTATTGCCCGCGCCCTCTCCATGAATCCTGACGCCATCCTCTTTGATGAGCCAACTTCAGCCCTCGACCCTGAAATGGTTGGTGAAGTTCTGAAAATCATGAAAGAACTGGCTCAGGAAGGACTGACTATGATTGTCGTAACCCACGAGATGGAATTTGCCCGTGATGTTTCCAGCCGTGTTATCTTTATGGACAAGGGCGTCATTGCTGAAGCTGGCAGCCCGCAGGATATCTTCACCAATCCCAAAGAAGAAAGAACCAAAGAATTCCTGCAGCGCTTCCTTAGCTAA
- a CDS encoding ABC transporter substrate-binding protein/permease, whose amino-acid sequence MKKLLLTLFTALLVALGTAQVIQADDYLRIGMEAAYAPFNWTQDDDSNGAVKIEGTNQYANGYDVQIAKKIAQEMGKEPLVVKTSWNGLIPALTSGKIDMIIAGMSPTAERKKEIAFSNSYYTSEPVLLVRKDGKYASAKTLEDFKDAKITSQQGVYLYNLIDQLPGAKKETAMGDFAQMRQALESGVIDGYISERPEALTAETANSNFKMIQFEKGFEVGEEDASIAIGMRKDDSRIEQANAAIAKITTNDQVKLMDEMIQKQPVDTDSETTNESFFSQVAKILAENWPQFLRGAGLTLLISITGTIAGLIIGLLIGVYRTAPASKNKLLASLQKIFGWFLNVYIEIFRGTPMIVQSMVIYYGTAQAFGISIDRTIAAIFIVSINTGAYMSEIVRGGIFAVDKGQFEAATALGMTHGQTMRKIVLPQVVRNILPATGNEFVINIKDTSVLNVISVVELYFSGNTIATQTYQYFQTFTIIAVIYFVLTFSVTRILRYVEKRFDTDNYTTGANQMQTGEVKS is encoded by the coding sequence ATGAAGAAATTATTACTCACTTTATTTACTGCCCTCCTGGTCGCTTTAGGAACAGCCCAAGTTATCCAAGCCGATGACTACCTGAGAATCGGTATGGAGGCAGCCTACGCCCCCTTCAACTGGACTCAAGATGACGATTCCAACGGTGCTGTAAAAATCGAAGGCACCAACCAATATGCCAACGGATACGATGTGCAGATTGCCAAAAAAATTGCTCAAGAGATGGGCAAGGAACCTCTGGTTGTCAAAACTTCCTGGAATGGCTTAATTCCTGCTCTGACTTCTGGCAAAATTGACATGATTATTGCGGGTATGAGCCCAACTGCCGAGCGGAAAAAGGAAATCGCCTTTTCCAACAGTTACTACACCAGCGAACCAGTTCTCCTAGTTCGTAAAGATGGAAAATATGCATCTGCTAAGACTCTAGAAGACTTCAAAGACGCTAAAATCACTTCCCAGCAAGGAGTTTACCTCTACAATCTCATTGACCAACTGCCTGGTGCCAAAAAAGAAACAGCTATGGGCGATTTTGCTCAGATGCGTCAAGCCTTGGAATCCGGCGTTATTGACGGCTATATCTCTGAGCGGCCAGAAGCCTTGACTGCCGAGACTGCCAACTCAAACTTCAAAATGATTCAATTTGAGAAAGGCTTTGAAGTTGGTGAAGAGGATGCTTCTATTGCCATTGGTATGCGCAAGGATGACAGTCGTATCGAGCAAGCTAATGCAGCAATCGCTAAGATTACTACTAATGATCAAGTCAAGCTGATGGATGAGATGATTCAGAAACAGCCTGTTGATACGGATAGTGAAACAACGAATGAATCATTCTTCAGTCAAGTGGCTAAGATCCTGGCTGAAAACTGGCCTCAATTCCTACGCGGAGCTGGTTTGACTCTACTCATTTCGATTACAGGGACCATCGCAGGTCTCATCATCGGACTGCTGATTGGCGTTTATCGGACGGCACCAGCTTCTAAGAATAAACTCCTAGCATCATTGCAAAAAATCTTCGGCTGGTTCTTAAATGTCTATATTGAGATTTTCCGCGGAACTCCAATGATTGTTCAGTCTATGGTTATCTATTACGGAACAGCCCAGGCTTTTGGAATTTCTATCGACCGGACTATCGCTGCCATTTTCATCGTCTCCATCAATACTGGAGCTTATATGAGCGAGATTGTCCGCGGTGGTATCTTTGCCGTTGATAAGGGGCAATTCGAGGCCGCAACAGCACTGGGTATGACCCATGGCCAGACCATGCGTAAGATTGTACTGCCTCAGGTTGTCCGCAATATTCTGCCCGCAACTGGTAACGAATTTGTCATCAACATCAAGGATACATCCGTGTTGAACGTTATCTCGGTAGTTGAGCTTTATTTCTCTGGAAATACTATCGCTACCCAGACCTACCAATACTTCCAAACCTTTACCATTATCGCTGTAATCTACTTTGTCCTGACATTCAGCGTGACACGCATCCTGCGCTATGTTGAAAAACGCTTCGACACAGACAACTACACGACAGGTGCCAATCAAATGCAGACAGGAGAAGTGAAATCATGA